A stretch of DNA from Cheilinus undulatus linkage group 7, ASM1832078v1, whole genome shotgun sequence:
AAGGGGCTTATATGGGACTCAGCTCTTTACAGTTTTTACCGAAGACTCTGCTAGCCTCCTCCATCAGGCTGTTGTTACCAGCAAACAAGGTTTTCAATGTGTATGCAACATAGAGCAGAGGATATATCAGAAATTTACCGTAGcataaaatatttatcttgctGTCTCTCCTTGCAGGTACATAGGATATGTTTGTAGCATGGTATCAGAGAAGCCCAGTCTACCCCACTCCAAGCCCCTGGTGATCAAAGGTCTCACCATGAGTCCGGTCCCCTGCTTTAACAAGCAGCGCAGCGGCTGTCGACCCTTCTGCGACGTCCTCATCGGAGAGACAAAGATCTTCACCACTGCACAGGAATACGAGAGAATGAggtaaaaacttaaaatgataCTTGATTTCGATGTAATACACTCGCACTGAACAGGAGGAAGAAAAGTGTTGTGTAACAGAGGACTgcacaaaataaatcagagtgCATGACGTTGTGTATCAAAGTTGTACATGTATAAAtgtattcctttttttctttgtttcctttttctctctccttgcTTTAAATTTCATTCTAAAACTACTTTCTTAGAGAGCACAGGGTCCAGGAGGGTAAAGTAGGGTTCCATCTGGGTGTGAGCGTTCAAGGAGATGTCGTCGTTTCAGTCTACCACATGAGGTCGACCATTGGAGGGCGTCTGCAGGCCAAGGTAAACCTTTGTCAACaaagtgtttttgttgtagCCTGGGATGCATCATGATATCGGAATTGACAGATacctgccaatatttacaaccaatatttccaaaaatctgtgtatatcagctgtaaatatgggctgGTTGatcaaataagttagtggagttttaggcaggaccaacagactcATGTCAGCTTGTatttaaaatgtggtttaaGGACTGCTacttgttaatttgttcatcctcaaactttaaattgtgtatttttaggAGTGAAGTTTTAGGCCTGGCCTACATTTAAATATAGATATgttttggctaaaatgaatttgtaaatatggCATAtggccttggttcccaacctggggtcctatctaaaattatgataaaacacatgaatggttcatacaaaagtcttttggtaataacacttgtgttttttagctattttgtttggctttaaatgatgaaaacaattcaaactGATGTGCATTTTTGACAGTAATAAGTCTCTTTTTTTgagtggggtggggggggggtcttcTTAGATATGTGAAGGCAGGGCTCAGTGGAAagaagtttgggaaccactggcatATGGTATATCGGCATCAGCAAAATCCAAAATCATACATCCCTAATTTGTAACCTTATGGTAAGGGACTAAACTACAAACAGTGGCTGCACTACAATGTCCATACTGCCATACTCTTTATTATGCCGTAGGAAGAATAAAGTTGTCCTAAGACACATATACCAGACTAAATGCAGCTGTGATGGCTGTATAAGATCAAACAAGTTTAAAGAGTATGTTTGATTGCCAGAGTTCAGtcaaaaacatactttttgtgTATGTGATTGAGAACACATAACATGTTTTTCAACATACAAGACAATCTTAGTAAAACTGATAAGGTGTTAGACAAATACAATGTAGGGCAAACTTTTAAGTACAAGTTTGTTGGAATATTCTTGAATCTTGATTCTAAACAAAAAGTCAGGAAAACAAAGCTCAAGACTTGAAACATTAAAGGCAGGTTTGTGTGGTTATCTTTCAATTAGCAGCATTTAGAAACATCTTTAATACTAGAAAACATTAAGATTGTGTTTTTTATCAATCTACATTACTCTCCActgatttttcttaaaaatacgTAGGCTGGAGAAAAAGGTCCTTAATTGTTATTTATCTAACAAcagtcaattttttttcattttggtgtaGCTGATTAAATTTCAGAAGGTGCAAAcacttttgtgctttttgtgttAGGTGTCGAACACCCAGATTTTCCAGATCCAGTTCCATACCGGCTTCATTGCTCCTGGCACCACCGTGTTAAAGTTCAACAAGTACaaacttttcttctatttaatTACTTTTATGATTGCAGCAGAAAACAAGTCCTgctgattcttttttaaaaaatcttattgTTACTGTGTCTTTTTCTCACTCTCAGACCAGAACTGGATGCCTGTGACTCTCCTGAGAAGTACCCTCCACTTTTCCATGTGGTATTGGACATTGAGGTGGAGGGGACAGACAAACAGAAGGACCTGACCCCACCATGGGAGCAGTTTCCCTGTAAAGACCTCAGCCCCAACATACTCTTCTCCTGCCATCAGGAACATCAGGATGCTCTGGCTATCGCTGGTACTTACAGGGAAGGGAAGGACTGGGGATAAATATACTCTACATCTGCTCATGTGGACTACACATATGTTAAATCCATAACATATTGTATATCAAACTAGAATTTAGAAGCTCTGTGCCAACATTTCTATTCtaactttttctatttttccagTTGTAATGAAATTTTTGACAGGCTTCATCACATCATCAATACTTTATGTCCATAGCTAAATGGCCATTCAGTAATAACAAGCTATGACAAGACAACAGTGTCAAGGAATAGTTTTGGgaaaatgcaccatgagtgaagctactgactcagttagataAGTCCTGCCTCTGAAGAAGGCAGCTTAAGGTATTCCATGATGGAAAAGTTCTTCCTCTTTTCAACACCTTCAGTGTGATATTATGAAATGATTATACTCCATCTTGTTATGCACAACACTAGGTAGTAACAGGGGCATAAAAGAAAGGATTCACAATATTATCACTATAATAAGTACTGGCAAGGTACTGCAAAGCTGAAGCATACTGTAAATCGACAGGGACACGTAACATTACGCCATCACAGTAACAGTATGAGTGTTACACAGTGTATTGATGGCAAAGCTTCATTACAGCACTTTTGTGgaaatgcactgtgaaaacacctttaaaggtcacataatatggaaaacacactttttcaggcttctcTAACAAAAAGATgtgcccttggcctgtccacaatccccccaagaatcagaagaaaatccattccctcctcctctctctttctccacctttcagaaaatgtttgctgaaagaagctgttctcagattttaccctgatgatgtcatgtggggagttagcaccgcccccaggtttggttggccctcccctactctcctgatcagctgagaggaggatcaggagagccacatccattaagccatatccatttcctgagaggggcggagtcggacagctcattaacatttaaagctacagacacagaaacagctacttctgagcagggctgaaacacaGGGTTTTTCAACATGCAAAATCCAACAttggagaatttttttttttttttttttagcaacaaacttcacaggcatgttttgaggatcTCTGAGACCAATGTAAACTCGTcttaaagaggtaaaatatgtgacctttaaacaaTGCTACTTGTTTCCTGGTATTTAGTTTtacctttttcaaaattcagttATGCTCTAACAAGGGCAGAAATGTGTGATACAAATACAGACCCATGCACTCACACAAGGTCATAATGTACATGGTGTCCCCCTTCCTGTGCAAATCTTTACGCACcaattggttttatttttaaaagactaAAGTTTAGTACTTTTAACTGCCAAAACAGAGCTCTGATGCTTAACTGACTGTTATGTAAAAGACTATATTTGGATTTGAGAAACACTTTCATTTATGTGCAGACTTAAAAACCATCTAATGAGCGAACTCTTATTTTTGTCCTTGCAAGATGAAATGGAGGGATTGGACCTTGAGGGTAAGACAGTAAAAAGAGACCACAGACCTGTTAGAGAAACTGTTTCATCCTGAGTTAGGATCAATTCAATCACACTAATGGACTAGactgacacaaacacattcagtTATTGTAAAATCCCTTGACTGTTTACGATGTACAGTCTTTGTTGATTGAATTGAAATGAACTCAGTCCTCGTAAAACAGTGATTTATCATTTTGGTAGATTTTTCCTTCCATTCATAGCATAAATAGCAACCATCTTGAGAGTAAATAAGTAGTGTTTGCAAATTCCTGATAGTACATCCCATAATGCCATACCACAGCAGATCAATGTTTGTTATATCCCTGTaatcaaagaaatgttttcatgaatATGGACAAGAATGAAGATGAATgctaaaatggacagaaaaaacCCAGAGATATAATCAAAAGGtagtttcaaaatgtaaaaaatctcTATCAAAGCTATTTATTGCTCTAGAGTTACACTAGTCAATGCTTATAGTCATGCTGTACATCCCATTACTTCATAggtaacaacaaaaatatgtatctTGTTATTGAGTAATTGTCTCCTTAAATTATCTTAAAGCAGCTACCATGTAAACTGCAGAGTATGTAGCATAGTGTAATATAGCAGACAGCACAGTGACTGGTGCCTGTAGTAGTGATGACCCATGTTGTCGCCTGTTTTCccttcttttctcctctcttcgTCCTTCTCTGTGCCTCTGTCTCACTCAGATATTCATTAAATGccttctctgtttctctttctctccatctctccatctgcTGCTCACACCCTCCTTCAGAGCCAAGCCGGCCCCACGGAGGTCCAGAAAGTCGGGGCCACGGCGAGGAGAGTGAGCCCTCAGACGACGagatgctctctctctccagtcAACGAAGCAGCACCAGCACAGTCACCCCTAAACCCGAACCCCCCGCCCCTGCTGCCCCTCCACCCGCTGAGGAGGTGGATCTCCTTGGCCTTGATGGAGAAGACATCAACCCACCATGTCCCTCCAATCAGCCCCCAGCTGCAGCTGCAACCACAGACCTCCTGGGGGATTTGTTCGGGGCCCCACCACAGCCAACCAGTGTGCCGTCATCAGCTCAGTCCACACCACATAAAGTAGTCCCAAACACTGCCTCGCCATGCCCCTCTCCTGCACCGCCAGGTGAGATAAAAGTTTGAAAGGGAGTTTAATTTGACAGTcagcatttaaaaaattgtGTGTTAAATGAGGATGTAGTTAATTGTGAAATTAGAAAAGATTTACAACATGTTATTGTTTTGTCATCAATTAAGCATGTGCTAATGTGTTTCCTAGTGTTTGATCCTTTTGGGGCAGGTCCCATGCCCAAGCCTCAGGACATGATGGGCTCATTCCTTGGACCAGGTAACGCGGGGCAGCCAGACCCCTTCCTGCATGCTGCTCGCTCTCCATCACCCACCCTGCAGCCTACAAGCTTTGGTAAGGCATGCttctgctactgctgctgctgctgcttcactcTCAAACAGCATTGTGGATGCAATAAAACCTTTTCAAAAGTCTAACAGGGTAAGACAAGTCCCATGTATGCAATTCTGCTGCCGtgcctgaaaaaacaaacaagaactgTGACTCATTAGActagtgtgtttttattatccCCCCTTTTTCTTAGCTCTGCTCTTCTTAATTGTGACTTTGTGAGAGATAGCCTTTATGCGCTGCTGCTGCGTGTTTTGCTGTGAATGGGTTTGTGTTAtatatgctgtgtttttgtagCCTGTTTGGTGATTAGTAAGGCTCATAGGTTGTACAGGCTTGATATTTTAACCTCCTGCATGAATCATCCTTTATATCTAGCAACATTTTCTGCCTACACTTTTCCCAACTATTCAAACTTAAAACCTCCACGATGTGTGCACTCTGGTAAGACAAAATTGTAGAAATCAGGACACTCTCAAATACGTAtcacattttaataaataagaGTCTGACAGGCCTGACTGATTCATAAGACAGATTGCAGCCATATATGTCAGATCTTGTAAATTACTTGTACTTGATCTCGTCtcagtggttggattttcatgatcattttaaaacaataagtCAACATTAATTTAGACATCTAGTAAACACTAGAAGACACACATTGATAGATCGATGTTCAGCCTACTCAGTAATGATCACTGACCTGTTGGTTGCCACAAGTATAGTCAATTTTGTGCCAATCATGGATTCATACACATCTTTTATGCCATGCACACAGTGAGACAAATACTACCgccacaaaaaaaacacaagcttaCATGCTGTCACAAGAGATGCTCATctgcagaggaaaagaaagcagtGACACAGTGGAGGATAAACACAGACTTCCTGCACTCATTCCTCTTGCCTTAAAGCACCTCTGCCAGATCTGCATGTTTGTGCTGACCATATGTGCTTGCTctggctgtctgtctgtcttctttggataGGAGGCACATGGTGTATTGATATATAATTTAATTAATACTTGAGTAATACTTATTTGAATGTCAAATGACAATTATATAACAAAACTTTCATATATTAgtgtatgattaaaaaaattgtgaGAATACCTCTTTACAGAACTATTACAGATAAACATTGATAATAAACTGATTTATGACAcgtgataaaaactaaaaatacttGGCAACCTCTACTGTGTATGTTCACTAAGGCACTGAGAAAGAGTCATATGAAAGGCTTAAGGTAACAACAACATACAAAAGTCTGATAGTAGTTATTTTCTGGATAATTCATAAATCCTTCAGGATCGCGGGAGAATACAGCTGCTCTGTTTCTCTTGCATTGAACAAAATTTTTTCAAAACGTGAACTTAATGCAGAAAATGAATCTTGTGTATTAATCTCACCCTGGACATGGACTTTTTGAGCAGATCAGACCGAATTAGAAATAATTATTAGCCaacaaaaatgtaatcagtGCATTTCTAGGCACTTGCAATGCCTCTCATGAGTTGaccttattttaattttgtctgtGTGACTTCAGTTTCCTCAGTTGTCATTCATTGTGTGCCCAGTTTGTTGAAAAGCTTTTTGTTTCTGATTAGGCCGGAGTTCCCCCGTCCCACCCACCACACCAACCGTTAATATTCAGCAGCAAAACGCCATGGGAGGATGGGACTGGAACAGACCAGCCACAACGAGCACAGGTAAGAAGTGggcacaaaaaaagcaaaaaccatCACCAATATCAGTGGCAGTTAATTTCTGTATTACATGAAACTCAGTAGTTACAATTCTACGATGTCCTGTAAATATGGGTTGTTTTCCAAACTAAGTCCAATATGGTTATGCCAATCTTGACTGGCATCATGTCAgctctttaactttttatatatcatattattgaaatatatattgtgaaaacatgataaaaaaaaataaacatgtgcaTGTTTACTGATACTGAAATAAAAcctgaaaagaaaaacttgaaaaatgtatGTAGTTACCAGAAAAGTTTATAGAAAATAATGATGCTCAAGGATAAAAATGTAGTTGTTTCTGAGCCCTGATCAACTAGAACTGTTGGCTTCAGTCATTAAAATCAGgttgtattatttaaaaaagactgGCTTCTTTAGAAGCCATAGTAATACCCAACCATGAAGTTTTAGCAGCAGTAACTACTAAACAAACTTCATACACTTATATCAACAAGGAAAACactaaatgttaatgttttaagATGGGGAGACATTTCACATATCTATggaaatcaaataaaatcaaataaaggctAAGAGTAGATGTGATGATACCTGTGTTTGGActggttttttgtttgttgatttGTCCAGGAGGAGGTTTTGGTATGGGCAGTCGTTCTGCAACTACAAGTCCCACAGGCTCGGTCCACAGCACACCCACCCACCAAACAAAGCCAAACACCCTGGACCCGTTTGCTGACATAGGCAACCTTGGAGGTCAGCTGCTGTTAATCATCTGAAGTACataaacacaatattttttactttgccGGCATCGCTTTGAGTCACTATCTCCGTTTTTACCTCAATTAGGTTCTGGCTTCTCCAGTAAACCCACCACTCCTACTGGAACTACTCCTTCCTTCCCTCCCATGGGCTCCCCATCGCGGCCtcctccctctccccagcaCGCCCACACAGGAGCTGGCTTCCCCTCGTGGCAGCCTGGTGCTGGAGGCAGTGGAGGATGGCAGCCCCAAGGACAGGGATCCTCCCCGCAGCCAAAGCCCAGCCCGAGCCACACCGCCATGCCTCACACATCGCCCCAGAACAGACCCAACTACAACGTCAGCTTCTCTGCTATGGGAGGGGGCTCGCCCAGCGCTGGGGGGAAAGCACAGGCTGGCATGGGTGAGAATGAGACATGGAACTGGATTTTAGAATTATAGCATGTAAACATAGATTTAGGGTTTTTACATACTTTTACCATAAATAATTGAATCTATTAAAGCTTTCTTGTCCATCCATAAATGATCCTTGAGATCAGTAAGAAGTAAGCTCATGCATGCATTTCCTGTGTTTTCCCTCTGTTTGTATCTCTTCATCAGGTACCAAGCCCAAAGCCTCAGATGCCAACTTTGATGATCTGCTGTCTGGTCAGGGCTTCACAGGgaccaaagaaaagaaagggcCCCGGACTATAGCAGAGATGAGGAAGGAGGAGATGGCCAAAGAGATGGACCCTgagaaaataaaggcaaaagctctttttatgtgaaattaaGCAGCACATGTTTAATATCAAGAGATTAGAACTTTCTTGTCCCCGTTTCTTCTCTTAGAAGTCCCATGACACTACTTCTGAGTGGAACAACTGTTTAAAATCAGTTCATTgagtttctgttttctgtttttccagtGAAGCACGACAGAAACAACTCCGTTATTCCCAAAAGTAGGATAGTGTTCTCAAAAACGGTTACAGcctttctgtttatttcagaaTTAATGAAGCAACTAATGTAGGTCTCCCATAACCAAACTTAGGTCCTCTAATTACTCATTTTAAAACTCCTCACTAGAGCCAAAACCACTCAACACAGAATTTTGCCAATTATTGCTCCAAATCTGGTTGTCACTGAAATAATGGCTCCCCTCCTCTGCTATTTGTGACCCAGATTCTGGACTGGATTGAGGGGAAGGAGCGTAACATCCGAGCTCTGCTGTCTACCATGCACACGGTGCTGTGGGAGGGGGAGACGCGCTGGAAGCCTGTGGGCATGGCTGACCTGGTTACACCCGAACAGGTCAAGAAGGTCTACCGCAAAGCAGTCCTGGTCGTTCACCCAGATAAGGTGAGGCAGATGATACAGAATGTATtcatgatcattttaaaaaagtcagaaggGAATGGCGCAAGTCTTCTACGTTCATACATCAGAAAAGTTCTACATTTAAGCTCCAGGGAGGACATTTTGGGTAGTGTTGATTTTGAAGCCCACTGTAGAAGTAGGATGATTAATCCCTCTGAGAAATGTGTATGTGTCTTCTGACAATTAACAATCATCCTGCTTTAGTTTTAGAGTCTGACATGCaacttttaataaa
This window harbors:
- the dnajc6 gene encoding putative tyrosine-protein phosphatase auxilin isoform X1, producing MSLLGAYKKKTSYDGYESLQLVDSSGDSFSIGRGSSGGSSGGSSGTLAGSIAATLGPKTGPLRVEDCSTMDSSDMDASYGGGLLDMVKGGAGKFFSNFKDNLKDTLKDTSTKVMSQVSTYSKGELDISYITSRIIVMTYPAESVQIGYQNHVEDIRSFLDSRHADHYTVFNLSQRNYRGAKFSNRVSECNWPSRQAPSLHNLFAVCKNMHNWLKQNPKNVCVITCSDGRAPSGVLVCAMFCFCHLFNNPVPAMQLLSAKRPGSGLWPSHRRYIGYVCSMVSEKPSLPHSKPLVIKGLTMSPVPCFNKQRSGCRPFCDVLIGETKIFTTAQEYERMREHRVQEGKVGFHLGVSVQGDVVVSVYHMRSTIGGRLQAKVSNTQIFQIQFHTGFIAPGTTVLKFNKPELDACDSPEKYPPLFHVVLDIEVEGTDKQKDLTPPWEQFPCKDLSPNILFSCHQEHQDALAIAEPSRPHGGPESRGHGEESEPSDDEMLSLSSQRSSTSTVTPKPEPPAPAAPPPAEEVDLLGLDGEDINPPCPSNQPPAAAATTDLLGDLFGAPPQPTSVPSSAQSTPHKVVPNTASPCPSPAPPVFDPFGAGPMPKPQDMMGSFLGPGNAGQPDPFLHAARSPSPTLQPTSFGRSSPVPPTTPTVNIQQQNAMGGWDWNRPATTSTGGGFGMGSRSATTSPTGSVHSTPTHQTKPNTLDPFADIGNLGGSGFSSKPTTPTGTTPSFPPMGSPSRPPPSPQHAHTGAGFPSWQPGAGGSGGWQPQGQGSSPQPKPSPSHTAMPHTSPQNRPNYNVSFSAMGGGSPSAGGKAQAGMGTKPKASDANFDDLLSGQGFTGTKEKKGPRTIAEMRKEEMAKEMDPEKIKILDWIEGKERNIRALLSTMHTVLWEGETRWKPVGMADLVTPEQVKKVYRKAVLVVHPDKATGQPYEQYAKMIFMELNDAWSEFESQGQKALY
- the dnajc6 gene encoding putative tyrosine-protein phosphatase auxilin isoform X3, producing the protein MDSSDMDASYGGGLLDMVKGGAGKFFSNFKDNLKDTLKDTSTKVMSQVSTYSKGELDISYITSRIIVMTYPAESVQIGYQNHVEDIRSFLDSRHADHYTVFNLSQRNYRGAKFSNRVSECNWPSRQAPSLHNLFAVCKNMHNWLKQNPKNVCVITCSDGRAPSGVLVCAMFCFCHLFNNPVPAMQLLSAKRPGSGLWPSHRRYIGYVCSMVSEKPSLPHSKPLVIKGLTMSPVPCFNKQRSGCRPFCDVLIGETKIFTTAQEYERMREHRVQEGKVGFHLGVSVQGDVVVSVYHMRSTIGGRLQAKVSNTQIFQIQFHTGFIAPGTTVLKFNKPELDACDSPEKYPPLFHVVLDIEVEGTDKQKDLTPPWEQFPCKDLSPNILFSCHQEHQDALAIAEPSRPHGGPESRGHGEESEPSDDEMLSLSSQRSSTSTVTPKPEPPAPAAPPPAEEVDLLGLDGEDINPPCPSNQPPAAAATTDLLGDLFGAPPQPTSVPSSAQSTPHKVVPNTASPCPSPAPPVFDPFGAGPMPKPQDMMGSFLGPGRSSPVPPTTPTVNIQQQNAMGGWDWNRPATTSTGGGFGMGSRSATTSPTGSVHSTPTHQTKPNTLDPFADIGNLGGSGFSSKPTTPTGTTPSFPPMGSPSRPPPSPQHAHTGAGFPSWQPGAGGSGGWQPQGQGSSPQPKPSPSHTAMPHTSPQNRPNYNVSFSAMGGGSPSAGGKAQAGMGTKPKASDANFDDLLSGQGFTGTKEKKGPRTIAEMRKEEMAKEMDPEKIKILDWIEGKERNIRALLSTMHTVLWEGETRWKPVGMADLVTPEQVKKVYRKAVLVVHPDKATGQPYEQYAKMIFMELNDAWSEFESQGQKALY
- the dnajc6 gene encoding putative tyrosine-protein phosphatase auxilin isoform X2, coding for MDSSDMDASYGGGLLDMVKGGAGKFFSNFKDNLKDTLKDTSTKVMSQVSTYSKGELDISYITSRIIVMTYPAESVQIGYQNHVEDIRSFLDSRHADHYTVFNLSQRNYRGAKFSNRVSECNWPSRQAPSLHNLFAVCKNMHNWLKQNPKNVCVITCSDGRAPSGVLVCAMFCFCHLFNNPVPAMQLLSAKRPGSGLWPSHRRYIGYVCSMVSEKPSLPHSKPLVIKGLTMSPVPCFNKQRSGCRPFCDVLIGETKIFTTAQEYERMREHRVQEGKVGFHLGVSVQGDVVVSVYHMRSTIGGRLQAKVSNTQIFQIQFHTGFIAPGTTVLKFNKPELDACDSPEKYPPLFHVVLDIEVEGTDKQKDLTPPWEQFPCKDLSPNILFSCHQEHQDALAIAEPSRPHGGPESRGHGEESEPSDDEMLSLSSQRSSTSTVTPKPEPPAPAAPPPAEEVDLLGLDGEDINPPCPSNQPPAAAATTDLLGDLFGAPPQPTSVPSSAQSTPHKVVPNTASPCPSPAPPVFDPFGAGPMPKPQDMMGSFLGPGNAGQPDPFLHAARSPSPTLQPTSFGRSSPVPPTTPTVNIQQQNAMGGWDWNRPATTSTGGGFGMGSRSATTSPTGSVHSTPTHQTKPNTLDPFADIGNLGGSGFSSKPTTPTGTTPSFPPMGSPSRPPPSPQHAHTGAGFPSWQPGAGGSGGWQPQGQGSSPQPKPSPSHTAMPHTSPQNRPNYNVSFSAMGGGSPSAGGKAQAGMGTKPKASDANFDDLLSGQGFTGTKEKKGPRTIAEMRKEEMAKEMDPEKIKILDWIEGKERNIRALLSTMHTVLWEGETRWKPVGMADLVTPEQVKKVYRKAVLVVHPDKATGQPYEQYAKMIFMELNDAWSEFESQGQKALY